In the genome of Streptomyces fagopyri, the window CGCCTCGCTCACATCGCCCCAGTCGGCGCCGAGCTGCCACGTGCCGAGACCGATGACCGACGCCTTCTGACCTGACCTGCCGAATTCACGCTCGTCCATGTGATCAGTCTGTCATCCCCCGGGGACAGCGGCGGCACCCCGGCCCCTCGACGGCCCTCGCCGACGCGCCGGGTCGTCGCCGGTGCGCCCGCCGGTCCCGGACGCGCCGCCCCGGGGTGCCGCCCCGGGGCGGTGCGCCCGCGGTCAGCCCGTGGTGAGCCGGGCCAGTTCGGTGCCCGCCAGCAGGAAGGCGCGTGCCGCTCTCCGCCCAGGACCGGGCGTACGCGAGGTGGCGCGTCGCCGGCCCTGCGGTGGAGGGCGGGCGGTCAGCCGAAGAAGGTGGCGTTGGCCCAGCCGTTGTCGCCGGGGTCCGGGTGCGCGGCGATCCAGAGGTCGGCCACGCGCCCCAGGACCGCGATGGCCTCGCTCCTCGAAGGCAGCGGCGGCGCGTCCCCGAGCCTCGGCGGTACCGCAGCGGGAGCGGCCTGCGCGGGCGTCGTCGGGGCGGAGCGAGGCGGCAGCCGCGAGCGCGGCACCGCCGGCCGGCAGGCGTCGTCTACGCATGTGAACAACTCCTACGGACGGGGATTCCCATCCTCAACTCCTCCGTCGCGCGGCGTCCATGGCCGATCGTCAACTTCGCGCGACCCAGGCCGAGTTCACGGCCACGTACGATCCCCGTGTGGCGAGGCCGCCGCGGCGGTCCGCGATCCCCGGCCGGACGGTACCGACCGCCCGGTTCGTGAACCGTGCCGCGCCTCTCCCCGCGTGCGGTGAGCTACTGCGCGTGGTCATCCCCGCCCGGGCGAGCACGGTCCGTGAGCTATGTTGAGTTCTCGTGGGACACGAAGGAGGCACATCGGTGCCATCGCCGCAGCAGGCGCGCGCGCAGGCGTCCGCGATCACGTCGGGAAAATCGGCTCCGGAGGCGGGCGCGGCGCCCACGTCCCAGCTCCGGGAACTGTTCGACGGGCCTCGCCTCTCGCCCGGGCAGCGCCGCATCGCCCAGTACCTGATCGAGCACATCACCGAGGCCGCCTTCCTGTCGATCACCGATCTCGCGGAGCGCGTCGGGGTGAGCCAGCCGTCCGTGACCCGCTTCGCCGCGGCGGTCGGTTTCAGCGGTTACCCCGCGTTGCGCGAGAAGCTCCAGGCCATCGCGCTCAAGACACTGGGCAGCACCCCGAGCGCGCCCGCCGAGGACCGCGGCAACGAGCTGCAGGCGGCGGTGGACGTGGAGATGGAGAACCTGGAGAACCTGCGGCGCGACTTCGCCGACCCGGACCAGGTCATCGAACTCGGCCGCGCGCTCTCGCAGTCGACACCGCTGACGGTTCTCGGACTGCGCATCTCGGTGTCGCTGGCCGAGTACTTCGCCTACGCGGCGCGTCGCATCCACCCCGACGTACGGGTGGTGACCCGCGGCGGCAGCGTCGCGTACGACGCACTGCTCCAGTCGCGCGAGGCGGGCGGCACCTGGCTGCTGGCGTTCGGTATGCCTCGGCACGCGCAGGAGACGCTCACCGCCGTGCGGGTCGCGCGCAGCGCCGGGCTGAAGGTGGCCCTGATCACCGACCTGGCGCTCGGACCGCTGGCCGA includes:
- a CDS encoding MurR/RpiR family transcriptional regulator yields the protein MPSPQQARAQASAITSGKSAPEAGAAPTSQLRELFDGPRLSPGQRRIAQYLIEHITEAAFLSITDLAERVGVSQPSVTRFAAAVGFSGYPALREKLQAIALKTLGSTPSAPAEDRGNELQAAVDVEMENLENLRRDFADPDQVIELGRALSQSTPLTVLGLRISVSLAEYFAYAARRIHPDVRVVTRGGSVAYDALLQSREAGGTWLLAFGMPRHAQETLTAVRVARSAGLKVALITDLALGPLADEADVTFTVGTGSRLVFDSYAAPVVMSAALLQAMTDADPERTQARLEEYEQIAEQHQFFLKD